The sequence TTTTTCATCAATATTTCCTAAATCTTTATCTACCAATCCAGCTCTATATATATAATATCTATTTGACCTAACAACAATGTTATTTTGAGTAAATTTGAATTAATTTCGCCTTTATTAATAAAATCTTCGTAAACTTTTTTTGCTTCGTGTATAATTTTCGCTGTTTTTTTATAAATTGAAGTACCAAATAATGGATCATCTACTCTATATTCTAATAAACGAAGAGATGACATAGCTACCCATTCGTGTTCTATAGCATTTGGATTTTTATTTTTTATATAAAAACGAAGTAAATAATCAAATGCTGTTCCAACCAATGGATAATTTAGTTGATAAGGGAGGGAATAATAATTCTGACTTAGTTTTTAATGAAGGCACTTTAAAAAATTTTAAAAGTTTCTTTAATTTCTTTGTTCTTATAAAAAAGATGTTAGACTCAAAATATACCTCCATAAATTTTAAATTTTGATTATTGGTAAAAAAATTTATACAAAAATATAGGTTTACTAGTCTATAAAGATTAATTCCAATTTTTTTCTGTAAATTTGTCCTTTGATAGAATCAATTGAAATTGATCTTACTTCAAGGTTGTAAATCTCATTTACTCAATGTCAATAACAACTCCTTATTTACTCTTATGGAAAACAAAAAGTAACCTGATCTTTGATAAAAGGATAGAAAATCAAATTCGTACTAATTAATTTAAAACCAAAATCCAATCTACCCCAATCACTAAATAAGTTTATAATATTTTGTGATGAAAAAATAAATTTGAAGGGAAGATTGCGATGAACGACAAAGTGAAGGTAACCTGGACTATTACTGATGAAGCGCCATATCTTGCTACATTTTCCTTGCTCCCCATAGTAAAGAAATTTTTTGATGTGTCAGATATCGAGATAGATATAAAGGATATCTCTCTTTCGTCAAGGATATTGGCCAATTTTTCTGACTTTCTAACTGAAGAGCAAAGGGTCTCTGACGATCTTTCTATTCTTGGTGAACTTGTAAACCAGCCAGATACCATTCTCATAAAGCTGCCAAACATAAGCGCTTCTCTTCCACAACTGAAGATTGCCATAAAGGAATTGCAGTCAAAAGGATACAATCTGCCTGATTATCCAGATGAGCTAAAATCAGATTGGGATGAGCAGATAAGAGAGAGATATTCCAGAGTATTGGGCAGCGCTGTGAACCCGGTATTAAGGCAGGGGAACAATATTCGCGCGGTCCCTAGGTCTATCAAAGAAACAGCCAAAAAATTTCCTGAGTTGATGGGACTTCCTTTAAAGGAGTGGAGTTCATCTTCTAAGACTCACGTTTCACACATGACTGATGGGGATTTTTATGGCCATGAAAAATCAATAACTCTTTCAAAGAATACCAAAGTAAGGATAGAGTTTATAGATAAAAGCGGCAGTGTTTTCGTCTTTAGAGAGCTGAATCTTTTGGACAAAGAGATATTTGACGGTTCATTTATAAGCATAAAGGCCTTGTCTGATTTTTACGAAGATCAGATAAAGGATGCAAAGAGAGAGGATATATTGTGGTCGTTACACCTTAAAGCCACCATGATGAAGATATCCGATCCAGTATTATTTGGCCATGCTATCAGGACATACTTTAAGGAAGTATTTGCAAAGCATCAAGACACTTTCAATGAGATAGGAGTCAATCCAAACAATGGATTAAGCGATATCCTTTCAAAGCTAAAAAAATTATCTGATGACAAGAGAACTGAAATAGAGAAAGATATAGAGGCTACTTATGAGAAAAATCCAGGTTTGTATATGGTAGATTCAAACAAAGGGATTACAAATCTTCATATGCCTAATCTTGTCCTTATAGACGCCTCAATTCCAACCATCATTAGAGACGGAGGAAAAGCCTGGGGTCCAGATGGTATGCTTCATGACGTAAAGATAGTTATTCCTGATAGGTCGTACGCTACCATATATGCTGAAATAGTTGAAGATTGTAAGAAAAATGGAGCTTTTGACAGAACTACTATGGGAACTGTTATAGATATCGGTCTGATAGCAATGAAAGCTGAAGAGTACGGATCTCATGACAAGACTTTTATAGCTCCTGATGATGGAGTTTTCAGAGTGGTAGATACTGAAGACGGCCAAATTCTTATGCAGCACTCTGTAGAAAAGGGTGACATATGGAGAGGTTGCCAGGTAAAGGATGTGGCTATCAGAAACTGGGTTCAAATTGCTGTAGAAGAAACTAAGAAAAATAATCTTCCTGCCATATTCTGGCTGGATGAAAACAGACCTCATGATAAAGAGGAGATCAAAAAGGTTAGAGAATATTTGAAAACTTATGACCTAACAGGTCTGGATATAAAGATAATGAAGCCCTTGGATGCAATGAAAGCTACTCTAAAGATGATTAGGAAAGGACAGGATGTGATTGCAGTAACTGGGAATATATTAAGAGATTATCTTTCTGATCTCTTTCCTATATTGGAAGTAGGAACCAGCGCAAAAGTATTTTCTATAATCCCCCTTCTTTCAGGTGGTCGCATGTTTGAGACTGGTGCAGGAGGTAGCGCACCAAAGCATGTAGAGCAATTTCTGGAAAAAAATCACTTGAGATGGGATTCTATTGCAGAATTTGTAGCCATTTCTCAAAGTCTGAGGTTTATTTTTGATAAGTATAACCTTAGAAAAGCTTTTGTTTTAGGCAATGCCTGTGAAGGTGCAATATCTGATATACTCTCAAATAAAAAATGGCCGTCGAGGAAGGTTGGGGAGATAGACAATAGAGGAGAACACTATTATTTCATGAAATATTGGGCCAATCATCTTTCGAATCAGAAAGAGGATATTGACATAAAAGAAAAATTTTTAAAAGTAAAGATTGAACTTGATAAAAATGAAGACAAGATTAACGAAGAGCTTTTGAGCGTTCAAGGTAAAAAGGTTGAGATAAATGGCTATTATAGGCCAGATAAGGACATAGTAGAAAGGCTAATGCGTCCAAGCTCGATTTTAAACAATATAGTGGACAATATATAAAAATCAAAATCTATGTTGGCCGCTAAACTTAGCGCAAGTTTTACCGTGGCGTCCATTTAGCGGTCAACTTTATTATTTATTTTCTGGCAAGAATTTCTTTTCTAGATCTCTAATTTCGGGGAATCCTATTAATTTATTAAACTCTTGAAATGGGAAAATCCTGTCCTGCAGGTTTTTATTTGTGCCATCTTTATAAAGTTGATTAAGCGTTTCATAAAGAGCTTTTGCAGCTGCATAAATAGTTGGCACAGGAACACTTATCCTTGAAAATCCCATATCTTCAAGTTCTTTAAAGCTAAGAAGTGGAGTCCATTATCTATCCCATTATCCTAAAAAACCCTTAAATGTAGTGCCTACTGAAAATATTACTCCTGACTTTATTGTATAAAATGCTATAATTTTTCTATGTTTGTAAGAATAAAAACAACACCCAAAAGCCCAAGAAAGTCTGTTCAGATTGTTACATCTTATAGAATAGGCGGCAAGGTCAAACAGAGGATTGTAAAGCATGTAGGCATAGCGCGAGACGATAAATAATTAGAGGAGCTTAAATCTTTAGCCTATTCTATAAAGGTAAAACTTGAAACAGAAAATCATCTCCCTATGGCCACATCTTTTTGGCTATATCTGATCTTCGAGGTTTATTCCAGCTATACCCGCTTGTTCGAATTCCTGGACTATTCTAATAACGTTTAGAGAGTTCCCATATCTCGTGTCTTTATTTGCCATTACTGGAATATTTACAGCATTACAGATGTTATGGGTATGGCGCAAAACTTCGTCAAAACTCAAAAGGCCTATATCTGGTTTTCCGAGTAAACTTGCGCTAAATCCATATCCTGACAACTGTACAGCTTTAAAGCCAGCAAGTTCTACCATCTTGCAGAAAGACAATCATAGGCACCAGGCATTACTAAAATTTCCTTTGCTTTTATTAAATCTAAAAGTACTTTTGCTTTAGACATTTTTTAGCTCCTCATTTAAGAATTATTTAGATTATACTTAGATATTTTAACTATCTTCTAGTATTATATTAAAAATATCTTTTATAATTAATTAACAGAAAATTGAAAGGACGTGAAAGGTTTGGCCAAAACTATGGTACAAAAGATCTTTGAAAGGAAGATTGAAAGTGATGTAAAATCAGGGATGATGATAATTGTGCCTGTTGATCTGGTTTACGTTCAGGATGGTACAGGACCTTTATCCTTTAGACAATTTGAAAAGCTTGAAAAGGATAGTCTGGCATTTTCCGAGAATACCGCTATATTTTTAGATCATGCTGCTCCTTCCCCAAGAAAGGAGTTATCAAATGATCATATATATTTAAGAACAATGGCTTCAAAATTGGGTTGTAAAATATACGATGTGGGAGAAGGCGTTTGTCATCAAATAGCAATAGAGTCTCTTGTAAGGCCCTTTGACATAGTTGTTGGTGCAGATTCCCACACGTGTACAGGTGGTGCTCTTGGAGCTTTTGCTACTGGTATGGGTTCTACCGATATAGCTGTGTCTATGGGACTTGGAAAGAACTGGTTTAGAATTCCTGAGAGTATACTCATAAAACTTATTGGCAAGATGCCTAAATACATCACTGGAAAGGATATTATTATATCCATTGTAAAGTATTTCGGATCGAATGGTGCTAGCTATCAAGCGCTGGAATTTTCAGGAGATATAGAAAATATTTCAATTTATGATAGATTGACGATATCAAATATGGCAATTGAGTGTGGTGCAAAGGTTGGGATATTCCCATCTGATGAGGTTACGAGAGAATTTCTTGAAAAAAACAATCGATTTGAAGACTTTAAAGAATTAAAGCCTGATCCGGATGCGGAATACATCGATAGACTGGAGTTCAAACTTGATGAGATTGAGCCGATGGTGAGCGTCCCTCATTATGTGCACACTGCAAGGAGAGCAAAGAATCTAAAAGATATAAAAATAAATCAGGTTTTTTTAGGCTCTTGCACGAATGGCAGGCTGGAGGATTTAAGGATGGCTGCAAAGATATTGAAGGGAAAGAGCGTCGCAAAGGGCGTAAGGCTGATAGTGGTTCCCGCATCAAAGAAAGTATATCTGGATGCTATCAAAGAAGGTATTATTGAAACTTTGGTAAATTCTGGGGCGAGCATAATGGCACCAGGATGTGGACCCTGTGTAGGCGTTCATGAAGGAATCTTGGGCGACAACGAAGTAGCACTTGCCACGTCAAATAGAAATTTTCGTGGCAGAATGGGAAACCCTGATTCATATATATACCTGTCTTCGCCACTTACAGCAGCAGCCTCTGCGATTACAGGATATATTACCGATCCAAGAGAGTTTGACATTTAGTTATCAGGAGTAAATTTATTTTAGGAGGACTGAAAATTGATTATATCGGGAAGAGTAATAAAAGTTCAAGACAATATATCCACAGATCATATAATTCCGGGAAGATATTTTCATTTAAGATCAGATCTGAAAAAGCTATCTGAACATACCCTTGAAGATGTAGTGGAAAACTTTTACGAAAAAGCAAAGAACGGTGTAATACTGGTGGGCGGTAGCAATTTTGGCATAGGTTCCTCAAGAGAGCATGCTCCTATAGTATTAAAAATGAGCGGTGTAAAGGCAGTAGTAGCAAAATCCTTTGCCAGAATATTTTTCAGAAATGCTATCAATATTGGTCTTCCTGTAATTATTGTAGATACATCAAAAATTTTTGATGGAGACGACATCACAATAGATCTCGAAAAGGGCGTTTTAAGAGAAAGGAGAGATAGTTATAAGCTAAATTTTCCTCCCCTGGATATCAGAATTCAATCAATAATAGATGAAGGCGGAATTGTAAATTACATAAAAAAACATGGCGACATTTCGTTTGAGATGTAAATAGCCTAATAAAATCACCTAATACAATAGAAACAAAAGTTTTTTTAATGGATATTATAAAATATGTAAATAAGGTAATAGTACTTTTAGTAATATAATTTTGTATATAGCTTATTTATTAACAATACAAAACATTATATTTTGTTTGAAAGGGGAAGTTATGTCACAAAGTTCTCGTCTAGAACCTGTGGTAAACAGGGCTTTTTGCAAGGGGTGCGGGATATGTATAGAATTTTGTCCGGCAAACATTCTTGAATTCGATGAGCAGAGAAAGTGTAGAGTAACTGATCCCGAGAAGTGTATAAATTGCTATCAGTGTGAGTTAAGATGTCCAGATTTTGCGATAGAACTTGTTGAAAAAGGTGAAAAAAAATGAGCGCAAAACTAATTCAGGGTAATGAAGCAGTGGTTTACGGAGCAATTAAAGCAGGACTAAAATTTTTTGCAGGATATCCAATTACTCCTTCTACAGAGATAGCAGAAATGTGTGCAAGAGATCTACCAAAGGTTGGGGGAGTTTTTATCCAGATGGAGGATGAAATATCTTCGATAGCGGCTTGTATTGGTGCATCATTAGGCGGGTTTAGAGCTATGAGTGCAACTAGTGGTCCTGGTTTTTCTCTTATGCAGGAAAATATTGGTTATGCAATAATGGCAGAAGTGTCAGTTATCATTGTAAATGTACAGAGAATGGGGCCAAGTACAGGAATAGCGACAGCACCATCTCAATCT comes from Thermodesulfobium acidiphilum and encodes:
- a CDS encoding NADP-dependent isocitrate dehydrogenase; translation: MNDKVKVTWTITDEAPYLATFSLLPIVKKFFDVSDIEIDIKDISLSSRILANFSDFLTEEQRVSDDLSILGELVNQPDTILIKLPNISASLPQLKIAIKELQSKGYNLPDYPDELKSDWDEQIRERYSRVLGSAVNPVLRQGNNIRAVPRSIKETAKKFPELMGLPLKEWSSSSKTHVSHMTDGDFYGHEKSITLSKNTKVRIEFIDKSGSVFVFRELNLLDKEIFDGSFISIKALSDFYEDQIKDAKREDILWSLHLKATMMKISDPVLFGHAIRTYFKEVFAKHQDTFNEIGVNPNNGLSDILSKLKKLSDDKRTEIEKDIEATYEKNPGLYMVDSNKGITNLHMPNLVLIDASIPTIIRDGGKAWGPDGMLHDVKIVIPDRSYATIYAEIVEDCKKNGAFDRTTMGTVIDIGLIAMKAEEYGSHDKTFIAPDDGVFRVVDTEDGQILMQHSVEKGDIWRGCQVKDVAIRNWVQIAVEETKKNNLPAIFWLDENRPHDKEEIKKVREYLKTYDLTGLDIKIMKPLDAMKATLKMIRKGQDVIAVTGNILRDYLSDLFPILEVGTSAKVFSIIPLLSGGRMFETGAGGSAPKHVEQFLEKNHLRWDSIAEFVAISQSLRFIFDKYNLRKAFVLGNACEGAISDILSNKKWPSRKVGEIDNRGEHYYFMKYWANHLSNQKEDIDIKEKFLKVKIELDKNEDKINEELLSVQGKKVEINGYYRPDKDIVERLMRPSSILNNIVDNI
- a CDS encoding isocitrate lyase/PEP mutase family protein, yielding MSFCKMVELAGFKAVQLSGYGFSASLLGKPDIGLLSFDEVLRHTHNICNAVNIPVMANKDTRYGNSLNVIRIVQEFEQAGIAGINLEDQI
- a CDS encoding 3-isopropylmalate dehydratase large subunit, whose protein sequence is MAKTMVQKIFERKIESDVKSGMMIIVPVDLVYVQDGTGPLSFRQFEKLEKDSLAFSENTAIFLDHAAPSPRKELSNDHIYLRTMASKLGCKIYDVGEGVCHQIAIESLVRPFDIVVGADSHTCTGGALGAFATGMGSTDIAVSMGLGKNWFRIPESILIKLIGKMPKYITGKDIIISIVKYFGSNGASYQALEFSGDIENISIYDRLTISNMAIECGAKVGIFPSDEVTREFLEKNNRFEDFKELKPDPDAEYIDRLEFKLDEIEPMVSVPHYVHTARRAKNLKDIKINQVFLGSCTNGRLEDLRMAAKILKGKSVAKGVRLIVVPASKKVYLDAIKEGIIETLVNSGASIMAPGCGPCVGVHEGILGDNEVALATSNRNFRGRMGNPDSYIYLSSPLTAAASAITGYITDPREFDI
- a CDS encoding 3-isopropylmalate dehydratase, which translates into the protein MISGRVIKVQDNISTDHIIPGRYFHLRSDLKKLSEHTLEDVVENFYEKAKNGVILVGGSNFGIGSSREHAPIVLKMSGVKAVVAKSFARIFFRNAINIGLPVIIVDTSKIFDGDDITIDLEKGVLRERRDSYKLNFPPLDIRIQSIIDEGGIVNYIKKHGDISFEM
- a CDS encoding 4Fe-4S dicluster domain-containing protein; protein product: MSQSSRLEPVVNRAFCKGCGICIEFCPANILEFDEQRKCRVTDPEKCINCYQCELRCPDFAIELVEKGEKK